In the Archocentrus centrarchus isolate MPI-CPG fArcCen1 chromosome 11, fArcCen1, whole genome shotgun sequence genome, TGTATGATTTTGGAATTTagtcccttaaaaaaaaaaaaaaaaaaaaaaaagttaagtcaGTGACAACAATTGGGGAGGGGGaactattaataataataataataataataaaacatttcatgGACACACAGAAGTCTATAAACAGCAGGGTTTGTTAATGCATAAAAAGGTCCCTTCAGAGTTACTCCAGAATTAAAAGGGGCTCTGCACGAGCAGGTTGATGCACGACTGGGTGACACATTGATTTGCTGTTTTCAAAGCAGAGTCCTGAAGTGTCACCGCTCAACTAAATTAACAATCATTTCTCAGCACATGAACGCTATACTGTTCATCTGACTTCAGTGCCTCTATGTGTGCTCAGTCCACAGTCCTTCACTCCATACCGTCGGGGTCTGCCTGTGCCATGTAGGCATCTAGTTCTGCATCCAGGTGCCCCTTAGTTTTTGACATGTAGGCGTCCAGCTGGTTGTCCAGCTGTTCACGGGTAACAGTTGGTCTACCGACACCTCGGCCACGCCCACGTCCACCTCGCCCGGTAAAACCACCACGCCCCCGCAGTCCTCCGCGGCCTGTTAAGTTACAATTAAAAGTCCAATCAATTTCAATACCttattataaaaagaaaaatagaaaatggtAAACAGACTGGTTCTTGTACAACACTTTAATACCCTGAGCACTCAAGGTGCTTGAAAACAGAGACAATAAAATTGAAGTTTATTTTACATTACCAGTTCACTGATGCTGTACaaataaacctgaattgaaaaatgtaaaaaacaaacaacaacgaGCCCCTGACCTCTGGGTACTCCTCGAGCTGCTCCTCGGGACAGAGCTCCTCCTCTTCCAGGAGCTGCACCACGTTGGCGGCCTCCTCTGCGCATTGCCATACGACCAGCGGCGCCACGGCCTCGCATGGGCCCACCTGTAGAAACTCTCTTCCCTGTTTAACATAAATGTCATTCGCCTTTTCTGGTCACCAGGTCTCTGCCAATCTCTTCCATTGTGGATGCAGCTTTAAGAATGCAATTAGAATCCGAGGGGATACAAGTTCGTGGATACACACCTCTCAGAGACAGAGCTCCCCTCAttattcctcctctgcctcgCCCCCGAAGGCCTCCCCGGTTCATCCCCCGcattcctcctctgcctccagcAGGTCCTCCACGCATCAGAGCCCCAACGGGCCGGCCCAGCCGGGCTTGGATGTTGCTCTTCCCCAGTcgctgcttcaggctctgacaagttaaattaattaatgaacAAGTGGCGGTAACAGGAGCTCAGTAATGACTTACGACTCAGACTAACTAGATCTCTGCAGTGAAATCCCTGCTCATCCATCTGAAAGTCACTAAAAGGTGCTGGGTAGGCACCAAGTTTACAAAAGCTTCTTTGGATTAAAACTGCTGCCCATGGAGCTGTGGGGTATACTATGAAGGATGTTCAGCACAGCCAAGCTCTCTTTGCATTAGCTCACTggcaaaacctaaaaccccagtcTGAGCTCATGCACCATGATGGTGGTTATCAACTTTCTCTGTTAAGACAGGAAATTAATGCTGATTATCTATTATCTTAGAAATAAAGAGCAGCAATGGAAATGCACTCAGCATTAACAtaacttaaataaaaatatttattttgagaCCGTGACCACTGTATAGAAGTTAACGTGAATACATTTAAACTGTTCCATAAGCTAATAAAGCTGATGTAGTAACAGTTTTAGTTTGTCAGCAGACTGAACTGAAATTACGTTCACTGACTGAACAggtaaaaaaaaggttttctgcaCCACCAAACTGAATAAACTACATGCAGTTCGTACTGCTGTAACTTTACAGCTGGGCTTCATTCAGGTTAGTAAATAACTCgcacatataaaacacatcTGCCCAGCAGAGATTTTATTTAGTACTTAGAACATGTTGTAAATGAACTGGTGAACATGTGGCACTTCCAgccaattttaaactgaaactctgaacataacctgctcctgaTCACATTATGTTACCAGGGTGATTTAGCCAGGTAAAAAGAAAGCCACACATAACTGACTAAGCTCGACATAGCTCACTGACTCATTAATCTTGCTTCCAAGTATGCCCCTCTGGCCTGAATTTATATATAGGGCCATGATTCCTATATTTTGTGATGCAGCACCCTGGTGGGCcatgaaggtactgcaggtgggtgatggtacaggtcgccagtctgacacagggccaacacagagcgacagacaagcattcacactcacattcaggTTTTCTTCCAACAAACAATCACTCTGGCTCCTCccttcctgctgcacctgaactaGTTGGCCAACATCCCTTTTCCTTCATTCAGAAAGGAGGATGCAGCTATTGCATGTTGTGAATCATCTCCATCTTTCTAACTCTGACTCTGTGGAGAGTAATGCACCTGTCAAACTGTCAGCCAGTTTCCTTACACTGGAAACATTTACTGCACCTTACTGCAGCAATCACGGTTTAAATCAAACTTCTATATAAAGCTTTagacacactgatcaatgatcaacCTTTTGTTGAGTTGTAATCAATCACACTGGTGGAAAACACAGCTGCGATCTTGGAGATGATGTAAatatttgagtgaagatgagccTGAGATGACTTTAAGACTCTATGTGAAGGTAGCCCGTCATAGGCTCCATAATGGCTCAGCAACCCATGTCCGGGTAAGAGTCCActtggacagatggatggatccaAAATGGATAACGATCAGATTCAGACTGGATCAGGCATGGATCCAATTTGGCTTtggtcatttcccagctcatctcATCTGGGTCCATTTAGGATCCGTGCAGAGAGTCTCATTTTGACCCA is a window encoding:
- the chtopa gene encoding chromatin target of PRMT1a — encoded protein: MSAAASQKVVLKSTTKVSLNERFTNMLKNKQPTAVSIRATMQQQHLASARNRRLAQQMENRPSVQAALNHKQSLKQRLGKSNIQARLGRPVGALMRGGPAGGRGGMRGMNRGGLRGRGRGGIMRGALSLRGKRVSTGGPMRGRGAAGRMAMRRGGRQRGAAPGRGGALSRGAARGVPRGRGGLRGRGGFTGRGGRGRGRGVGRPTVTREQLDNQLDAYMSKTKGHLDAELDAYMAQADPDGME